The region CGAAGAGACGTGATTTGGTAAATCATTAGTTCTTGCAGCGGACCCTACTTGGCTTCCTGTTGAAATCGCAttaaaaggtgaaaaaaaGTAAATCTTTGTATCGGCTGTGAAATAGCCAGGTTAAACTCAAATTGAATAAGAACAGATAGATGGGATTATTCTGAGAATTGAATTAAGAGAACTTTCTTTATAAGAGTATTGACATTATAAGAACAGCTATTCATCAAGCATACAACTTTGACGGAATAacataaaagatataaaaccgGTTTGGCTTTCCTATAAAAGAGACAGTTACGTAAGCATAACATAACAGTATCTAAACCTTAACACTTTTAACTTATATACTGTGTTGAATTTATTCTAGCAGTTTGCAATATTACATAATATGCATTATAATGCCTTCACTTTCTAGGGGACTTTCATTTCTTACTTTTACTAACCCTGTAGTTCAGAAAGTCTGTGCTTTTCCAGTACAGTATTACCAATAAACCCGAAACCCAGTAACCCGAAAAAACCTACTTGAACAATCTCTCCTTGTATTTGCCCCAGAGGTTACAGGCGAATCTTCAACTGATGATGCTGGACTTAGATGAGGTAATTGTAATTGCTGTATTGTCAGACACTCGCTCAATTTATCAGTTACAGTGACATCTCCATCATTACTACTTCGTAACTGAAAAAAACATAAACCTTATCAGAATAgttatcatttgaaatatcCATCAATGTTACATACAAGCAGGCGCCATACCTTTTTCTTCGCTTGTTGATCtgaatgatttttgaaatgtttccgCAATGAACTAGGATCGGTATACCTCTTGTTACACCCAGGAATATGGCAGGCATACGGTTTCTTAAAACAGAATGTAAGATTACATGAGATTGTCGATCGGGACCCACTTCCACTGTTCCATTCAATATAAACTGGCTCCAGTGCAAGAGGTTTCATCACAAAATATACCAAACTGgcattcaatattttaagaaCAAATTTTAGATACTGGAAACTTACAGCATCAATATGAGTGCGTTGATGTTTAGCTCTATCAGAAGAATTGCTGAATGCCTTATTACAGCCTGCATGCTGACAGAGATAAGGACGTTCACCAGTGTGAGATCGAAGatgaattttcagattttctaaTCTCGAAAATGCTTTTGTACAGCCACTGAACTAAAATATGGAAGTACATGATGATAAGTGCAGAGTCTTCATCAATTTTTGTTTCACCCAAAAAGGACTTTAAAACCATTATGTACCTGCAATAACATTTCATAATGGGCTGTAAAGTGTTTAcgtcaaatgaaattgatacgtATTGTAAAAATGCAAACAAAAATCCTATAAATCATTTCAAGGAAGTAAATCATTATAAACTACTTAAGAAACAACATGCCTGATCAATCAAACCTCATACTAGATTGAAGTGATGAATGAGGCATAAACAACATTAACACCATGACACACAAAAAGTAACTAACCCGGCACCCTATGTTTTTTAAGCagattttagtttcaatttaagtagatattgatttatatttcaaaGCCGATGGAGATCCATTATGTTCTGACTTAACCCAATTGCTTTATAACTGGTATCGAATGAAAATTAACTCTAAACCGATGAGTCCACGACTGAACTCATCGAAAAATGTGAATGGGTTCAGTGAGGACAGGACTACATTGTTAACCGATCTTATCTATGAAAAAGCCCTAATCCGAATAGACCTGGTAATCAGTAGTAGATTGTACTCTTGAGACAAAACATTGAGACTTACTGTGCACTTGTTTGGCTTTTCTCCTGAATGTACTCGCATGTGTATAAGTAGTTTGTAACGAGCATTAAACGGCTTATATTTACGCATGCATCCTTGCCAGAAACATGTGAAATCCTCGCCAGTTCGATGGTCCacgtgatatttttcaatgtgTTTAACGAGATCTTCCTGATCAGAGAAAACGAGATTGCAGTCGATCCATTTACAAACGCACTCAGCTGATTCGTTAATGTTTTCCGGGCTCATATTTGGATATACGCTGCCACACGATGCGCTTCCCAGATAATCGGGCTGTTGCGGTTCGGTGAATGTCTTATGATGTATAGCTTGAGCGTAGGATGGAGGAGGTGCCAGTTGAGAGCTAATTGAGATTGAAGAGTCCTTGTTCATACTATGACTGGTATCAGCGACTGAATTAATTTTTGGAGCTGATGATTCAGGTGCATTTTCATTGCTTCCATTGCATTCAAAAGCATTCAGATCAATTTCCATCTCCTTCATTGCATCTAAGCTGTCTGCTGAACATATCCCTCCGATACTTGTCTTCATATCAGTCTCCTTATCATATAAAGCATCTTCCTGAGCCAATATTTTGGGATCAGCTTGCTGCATAACTGCCTGATTATTTCCGATCATAGAAATCACCTTGTTTGACCAACAATCTACAATATCTGTAAGTTCTTTTTTCAACCCCGATGAGCTGGGTCGATGCTGCACGTATGATGCGGGAATTTCTTGCTGAGACTGAATTTCGTGACCTTCGACTCGAGCTGATAAATGACCGTACGACCCTGGCCTCGGAGAATCATTTACTATGTTCATTAAAATCTGTGATCCATTGATGTAAGCTACTAATGATGTTGGTGATGTTCGAATTAGCGTGTTCAAATCAAGGCCTTCTGATGACAACGGAGAGAAAGACAACGGTCGTTTCTTTGATGTACGACCAGAATGAGCCGAATGGCGAGGACTCGGCAAGCTAGAGACAGAAGGAGAGATTTCGAAGTTCGGAAACGGTGAAAGTGAGTTACTAATACTGCTGCTTCCATAATGGGACATCTGGCTTTGAGGATTATTGTGAGTTTCATTCTGCCCCATGTTGCCAATACTGGGGAGAACACAGTAGACATTCCATTCATTGTATTTCGCATCAGCTGAATTATGTTTATGGTCATTGAGTGCCAAAGGTGTTGACATCCCAGTGCTAGCACGTTCTGCAGATGAGACAGACAGCGATGGAGTGCTCAAATTATTACAGGATCCGCCCAAACGAATACTGGATATTTCACTGAGAGTTGGAGATTTGGTACTGAGTTGATTTTGTTGCGGTGGTTTCAGAGTACTATTTGTAGAACTCGCTCGTGGAAATTGTGGGCTTTTCACGCTTACACACTCTGATAGTCCATAGCCTGTGTTCGCTTCTATATCTGAAAAAAGCGGCCTCACTATATTCTATTCAACATCTAGAAGGATTCATAAAAACAAGTTACAGGTCTAGTCATATCTTAAACAGTATCATTTGCATTTCAGAAATGACAAATATCTCTACAATGTCAAAGTGTAACACATCCATGTATGAAACCGAAAGTGACCAGTGACAGATAAGTTTGAGGAGGGAAATAAAAGGTCTTGTCTAATGACTAAATGGAATGTCACCACACTTTATGGGAGATATGTGTTCCACTTATtaagaaatgaaagaaatagtTGGAATTAGTGAGCCTGGTAGAATTACAACAGTCGGTAATATGAACTTTGTTAATGCATATCATAAATAGAATGTGACCTCATCAGGACAACTTCGGGATAAATTCTGTTTGAACTCTCTGATCAAATGAAACTGAATTgtttataaaagaaattaaatgcgCAGATTTCATTCACATACAGATTAGCACTCTTGTGTATGCTCATACTACTACAAGGGTTATGtcaaaagttgttttttaATACCATGCTATGATATCTAGAAGTCAAGCCCCCTCCACTAGCTCCCCATCCCGGCAAGTCTGGATTTTGTGATAGATGTTTACATTCTTCAATACATTACTAGGTCTGATAGCCTAGGTCTGTGAGTCTGATAATTGATAATCTCAGAAATTTCAGCGACTTGACAATCTCTTTATACCGGAAACACCTTTCATAGATACAGGAATGTGATACCCATATCAGCATTTAATGCAAGGTTTATCTTAGTAAGCAGAGAGAAAATCCAAGATGTTATATGTACAGAGTTAGTGATCATAAAAATTTCTATTAGATTCAAGAGCTATCCCTATTCTGGGGgaattgaatatattgatttatgattagaatgaatttttttcaaataaaatccaTTGTTGGTTAAAGATTCTGGGAACTGACAGATGTCGATGGATATCTATGGATGTCCCTGTCCATCAAGGTGATCTAAAGTCCTATTCATTccgccaaaattgacatttccaTGGTCCACTTTTAGCCAAAATGTACAGTTTTCAAAGTTTAaagatttcaaacaaaatatgaTAGAAATTCGTATAGTACCTTGTTTAATGACCTTGTTGAAATGTCCAGTGGCTAGTGAACTGTAGCCAGAGACTTGTTGAGGCTGACTTCGTGGAGGTCCCATACACGCCCCTGATGACCGGCTACTACCATGATTTTGTACTTGGAGACTCTGTCGTGGATTTGGTGGAAACGGATCTTTGTTGTTTGGCAAGGGGGGCAGAGGTGTATTGCTGGTGGATGGTGGTGGTAGTGGCGTACTTTCCTGAACATGGAAAGTTGGTATATTTCTCTGATCAGATCCATTGCAAGCGTGCTCATCGCCACTGGCACGCTGCATGtttctaaaaatcaaaatgtcacaattaaatcaatttgcaCGTTATGAGGGAGTGTGTTGGCTATTCAAAACTAGATTAATATTTATAGTCCACAAAAGTTCAGATGTCGATTAGAATCAAATCAAGTTTATGCTATAGATACTTAGATTTGCTTAATTTATCTCAAGTTTTTCTGAACACATCTTGTCCTCAGCCAAACTTAACTTAAACTTCATTTGTGAAGAGTCTAAAGACCAGTAGAAAAACTATATACATGAactatgtatataaatatatataaatctatatgaatGAGAGAATGAATTCTTTAAAAGAAATTAGGAATATACATTAAGAAAAACCCCCAAATGAGTTGCACTTAATTTCCCTACGTACCTTATATTATAATACGCAGCGTTTAGGTCTTATGACCTCACATGTTTATTAAGAATTCTATAGTTCCTGAACACATATTGAAAACTGAATCAAATTCCCACTTCAATACACCAATATAACAGGCGCTAATTGAACGTGGCTAAAAACGTCCACACAAGCataaataataatagttaATGTTGCCTATAGTACAGCACAGTCACATATTTACAGTACTTTACAGACAGTGGCGCCACATTTTCAATGACTGTCAAAAgtaatcaaatttgaaaagcTTTTCAAGTTTGAGAATGAAATGGAATACACTTCGATTATTTCCATCGTAAGAGCCATTTGAAAAGAAACCAACACGAACTTTAAAAATACAGCAAGCATATATaacccctctctctctctctctgaaaatggttacAATGTATAAACAACTGgtgataaatcaattttttggaTGGAAGAATCTGACCACAGCGTAGCCTATGCAAGGTGATATGGTCAGATTCTTCCATCCAAACACCCCCAGTAGATTACACTAATTCAAGTTAGCTTATCGGAAAATACAAGCATATAATaacccctctctcctctctcatccTCTCTGTAAGTGGTTACAAAGTATAAACAACTGACAAAAAAGTAATTTTTGGATGGAAGAATCTGACCATACCACCTAGCAGAGATTCACTAATCTGAATAAGTTTATCAGCAGAAACTATATAAAACTAGTCCAGTGAAATGACAACCAATATTGCTAATCATCACAACTTAACAAATTCTGTACTAATTACCTGAAATGAATATGCTCTTGCATCCTGGGAATCAGTTGAATTCCTTTACCTTTAAGCATCATTATATCCCACATGTAAAACATTTAATTTCTAATCCACTCTCTTTATCTTATTAATCAATCATCTTTGTTTGGAACATAATCTATATATGCAGTATTGCACACATAGGCTTACTAATTAATGTTACATCATCAGCATCTATGCATGCTGATACCAGTGATTAATCTAACCTCTGTTCACTGAGGTTAGTAGCAGCATCACTTTGATTTCTGGTACAAACCATCTTGAGGCACTAGAGGCTAGTGAAGGGATCACTAATGCCGCTATCACCGTGTTCATGAAAAAAGtgctatttcatttttctatggCAATCAAGTAGATTAAAAGATGGACTGTCGAAAAGGATAGTTTATAGTTAAGATACCCAGCAGGTATTCCGATCAAAGAAAATTTGAGATGTGCCTGTAGTTTTGTCCATAAGTATGGAACATTCAAAATCCAAGTCCAAAATTGAGACaactaatttttctaaaaagtaTATTAGTAAGGGTACTTAAAAAAGGCAGATtatcaagaaaagaattctttaCTTTCATTTGTGCTAGTATAGTATATTTTTACGTGAAGTCGACTAGCAAGCAAACACGTCGATAGCCTCGTTATACATGATGTGAAAATACTTTGACCAAACACTGTTAATTCACAGTGATTGATTCTGAACAACTCACTGGATCGATATATAAGTTGCTACAGCCATTATTACTATCAAATCAATCCATATCAATATGCAGTTTTCGATCAAAGCAATAATAAGTATTTAGGGTCAAAGCCACGCAGTTTCTGATGACGACAACATCCATGCTGTACCGCCTTaacaattcttttcatttcaggagAAATAATCCGATAATAGGAGGCTAATGCTGTAAATGGACATTTCTGAGAACGCAAACCTCATATATCAGCATAAACTACAGCAATGAATAATCAGCATGAACAACATATACAAAGAATAGATGATCtgaatcaaatacattaaGTGTTATATCTGAAATTAAACAACTATTAACTTAATCAATGATTGTCAGATAAGAATATCAATAATTGTGCTCAATTCTGATTTTAAACAAATTGGAGCATGAACAGTCGAAATGATACACTGAGTGTACATGAtcatggctaatagtctttagacAAAATGTTGATCGAAGTACACTTCCATTCAAGAACTTTTCATCTTTGGCTGGATATATTGTTGGGTTTCTCTCTAATATTGGAACAtgaaaattaatcataaatcatTTGATGCCttggaaaaaatgtagaatgtTTTAAGGTAAGCTTAAGAAATCTGCCAAAGtttcaatgtttcaataaCGGGATGTATAAGAGTTTGTTCTCACAACTTAGAAAgtattatcaaaaattttcttcactTCACTATGACTATGGCTTCAGATGTTAAGTAGTGGCCATCCACTGAGCATCAGTAACACTTTTCAAAATAACCATGAGCATGGGTGAAATGAACATAGAACTCATATAACGTCCAAAGGAAACTCAAATAGATTGACAAACTCAGTAAAAAATAATAAGACATCACTGATGGTACTGATGCTTTATTGATGCTATACAGTTATTGTGTAGTAAACGTGCACCTGCTACTACTGACATCATTCATTGATCAAGCGAATTTCAAAGTTTCCCGCCCAGACTTTCAGAATCAATAGATACAATGTGTAACATTAACATTGGCGCGTTGGGTACACTTCTGACCACATCTTCTCTGTATCTGCTCATATTCCATACCGCCCCTGCTGCATACTATCACACATTTATATCTCTCAAGCGTCTTCTATGGATAAAGTTTACTCTACAATAACACCTGAACATCCCAAATATCATCCATCAATAAATCAAGGGAAGACATTCAATATTtctgtcaatgatattttgccATATATCGTTTTGCGTACACGTTGAGACTAACGTTCTGTGCGTCAATCTCTCCAATGCCTAGCTTGAACTGTAGATATGGTGACATTTCATAAGGCATCAAAAatagttttgaaatgaattacaaaaatctaGAATATACTTGCCCGATCCTTTGCAGCAAAGATCGTCTCATTTATTGCAAACAAAATGCATTTGCTGCTTGTTTTTCAAAAGTTGAACAATTTAATGAGTGGTTCTTGGCAAATGGCAAATGCAGAGATGTTGCATTAAGATAATGACCTGCTAATGAATCACCATGGTACCTAATTTACGTCATAGGCCTAGGCAGGAACTTTGAGATTAACACATCGCCTTGTCAATTGAGTCATAGCATTTGTTTCTTAATTCTAGCCTTTGAATTAACCTACAATACCTAGTTATAGTATCGAAAGGTCTGATTAGGTCATATGCCTTGCACTCCAATGAACAAATTTCAGTTGCAAGATCAACCACTAGGCTAACCAGTCAGCGGATTCTTTCAGGTCATTTGCAGATTTTATATGCAACCTGCGCTTTAATTTTAAGACCACTCGTTCAGTGTATCTCGAAAAACTAAACGATTTATCAAAAATCCCGCAAAGACTCTGGACTAATTGAATTACCAGTCTGTGCTGCCACCTGTCAATACTCAAAAACCCTCTCAGTTTTCTCTCATAAAGCAAATAGCACCAAAATATTTGTGAgaaatgattatttgattatacaAATATTACATGCCGTGGCAGATTAGTAGATTATAACGTAATGTGATTCGTTAATAACAAGATAAACTGAGAGCCTTACCATATGTAGAAGTTGCCATGGCATGCGAACATTAGTGGCTTATGCAGCCGCTAGGCGGTACTCCGGTATATTTAGAgcatgattttatttccgggtttcgAAAAGGTTTGCCACATCTTATTTctttatctaaattatatgtttaaacTGAATACCAACTGGTTATAGTTGATGTAGTGTGAACTTTTAagtacaattcattattagcAATGACAAAAAGGTCTCTGACTCTGATTATAGGATAATAGTGTACcagtcaggaacactttccaaaaacggcttattctgccaatttcggcgttttccgccAATTACGGCAGGATCAGCCGTTTATGGATCACTCAGTTTTGAAACTTTCACAGTCGTTTATGGCTTAATCAGCCAGTTTCAGCTCACTAAGTTTCGA is a window of Tubulanus polymorphus chromosome 2, tnTubPoly1.2, whole genome shotgun sequence DNA encoding:
- the LOC141899381 gene encoding zinc finger protein GLIS3-like, which translates into the protein MQRASGDEHACNGSDQRNIPTFHVQESTPLPPPSTSNTPLPPLPNNKDPFPPNPRQSLQVQNHGSSRSSGACMGPPRSQPQQVSGYSSLATGHFNKVIKQDIEANTGYGLSECVSVKSPQFPRASSTNSTLKPPQQNQLSTKSPTLSEISSIRLGGSCNNLSTPSLSVSSAERASTGMSTPLALNDHKHNSADAKYNEWNVYCVLPSIGNMGQNETHNNPQSQMSHYGSSSISNSLSPFPNFEISPSVSSLPSPRHSAHSGRTSKKRPLSFSPLSSEGLDLNTLIRTSPTSLVAYINGSQILMNIVNDSPRPGSYGHLSARVEGHEIQSQQEIPASYVQHRPSSSGLKKELTDIVDCWSNKVISMIGNNQAVMQQADPKILAQEDALYDKETDMKTSIGGICSADSLDAMKEMEIDLNAFECNGSNENAPESSAPKINSVADTSHSMNKDSSISISSQLAPPPSYAQAIHHKTFTEPQQPDYLGSASCGSVYPNMSPENINESAECVCKWIDCNLVFSDQEDLVKHIEKYHVDHRTGEDFTCFWQGCMRKYKPFNARYKLLIHMRVHSGEKPNKCTFSGCTKAFSRLENLKIHLRSHTGERPYLCQHAGCNKAFSNSSDRAKHQRTHIDAKPYACHIPGCNKRYTDPSSLRKHFKNHSDQQAKKKLRSSNDGDVTVTDKLSECLTIQQLQLPHLSPASSVEDSPVTSGANTRRDCSRSQVGSAARTNDLPNHVSSMNTHMTPTGFTSTEKSQASYTARSRPHFSPSRPTGSTTPHHSLPINRYKCLPNIGQSLPSVGQLLAIHRIPPNGTSVVQSMNKEQDAGPGPKDGDLFPGYHSSHSMVSGLISRTENDADCSISTYEEDGIPYAAVQRALSHHSGYDDHVLNSMTHCGSDYQGTNSIQGNVGSVFLQFQSVDRCRLSPLYADGS